GCGGCGTGTAGCACTCGGCTTCGCGCGCGTCCATTTGCGCGTAGGTAATCACGATGACAAGGTCGCCAGGCTGGCCCAGCCGCGCCGCCGCGCCGTTCAGGCATACGACGCCGCTGCCACGTTCGCCTTCAATGATGTAAGTCGTGAACCGGGCGCCCGTGTTGACGTTCAACACGTGCACCTGCTCGTACACGCGGATGTTCGCCGCTTCAATCAGGTCCTTGTCCACCGTCAGGCTGCCCTCATAGTGCAGGTCCGCCTGCGTCACCGTCGCGCGATGAATCTTGCTCTTCAGCATCGTCAGCATCATGACCGCTCGTATCCTCCTCTCCGGTTTATCCTTTGCACACCGAGCACTCGGGAGGCATAAAGGTAATGTTATCGATCAA
The DNA window shown above is from Candidatus Hydrogenedentota bacterium and carries:
- a CDS encoding aspartate 1-decarboxylase, whose translation is MMLTMLKSKIHRATVTQADLHYEGSLTVDKDLIEAANIRVYEQVHVLNVNTGARFTTYIIEGERGSGVVCLNGAAARLGQPGDLVIVITYAQMDAREAECYTPRVVHVDALNRITSVVGAPPQCALMD